The Desulfosporosinus acidiphilus SJ4 genome has a window encoding:
- a CDS encoding amino acid ABC transporter ATP-binding protein, producing MIYVKNLHKSYGKLEVLKGIDCHIREKEVVVVIGPSGSGKSTFLRCLNKLEEPTKGEIIIDGIPLNSEVNVNAIRREVGMVFQRFNLFPHMTAIQNITLAPVIVRNMDKAEAEKIAMELLAKVGLSDKANEYPDRLSGGQQQRVAIARALAMRPKVMLFDETTSALDPEMVGEVLAVMKDLAREGMTMVAVTHEMGFAREVGDRVIFMDEGIIMEEGEPNEVFSNPKNPRTQSFLSKIL from the coding sequence ATGATTTACGTTAAGAACCTGCATAAATCCTATGGGAAGCTGGAAGTCCTTAAAGGAATAGACTGTCACATTCGCGAAAAAGAGGTTGTCGTAGTCATCGGGCCAAGCGGTTCCGGGAAGAGCACCTTTTTGCGCTGCCTTAATAAGTTAGAGGAACCTACAAAAGGGGAAATCATTATCGATGGCATACCGCTGAATTCCGAGGTAAATGTCAATGCAATTCGCCGTGAAGTAGGAATGGTCTTTCAGCGATTTAACTTGTTTCCCCATATGACAGCGATCCAAAATATTACCTTGGCCCCTGTAATTGTACGAAATATGGATAAAGCTGAGGCAGAAAAAATTGCCATGGAGCTTCTGGCTAAAGTTGGACTTTCCGATAAAGCCAATGAATATCCGGACCGTCTCTCAGGCGGACAGCAGCAACGGGTTGCCATCGCCAGGGCTTTAGCCATGAGACCGAAAGTCATGCTCTTTGACGAGACAACATCAGCCTTAGACCCGGAAATGGTGGGAGAAGTGCTCGCAGTTATGAAAGACCTGGCTCGTGAAGGCATGACCATGGTGGCCGTAACCCATGAGATGGGTTTTGCCCGTGAAGTTGGAGATCGAGTCATTTTCATGGACGAGGGGATTATTATGGAAGAGGGAGAACCTAACGAGGTATTCTCAAATCCTAAAAATCCAAGAACCCAGTCATTTTTAAGTAAAATCCTATAA
- a CDS encoding basic amino acid ABC transporter substrate-binding protein produces the protein MFKPKFRVILAGLLSLSLFALAGCGSTSTSSATSSSTSAPAPAAEKVLKVGSDITYAPFEFMDDKQKPTGFDMELIQAIGKDIGYKVNIETCNFDGLITALQAGKYNAVISAMTITPDRAKSVTFSDKYFKSMQYIAMKKGSNFKTLEDLKGKRVGVQLNTTGQFDCEAKGITPKKYDTTPDALNDLLNGGVDAVVADSPVVLWFQAQNPTAQIESVPANVDPEYYGIAMKLGDKELADKVNASLKKLMDNGTYNEIYKKWFKKDAPKF, from the coding sequence ATGTTTAAACCAAAGTTTCGTGTGATTTTGGCAGGATTACTTAGTCTAAGTTTATTTGCTCTTGCAGGATGTGGCAGCACAAGTACATCTTCAGCAACATCTTCGTCAACTTCAGCTCCTGCACCCGCGGCTGAGAAGGTTCTGAAAGTCGGTTCTGATATTACCTATGCACCGTTTGAATTTATGGATGACAAACAAAAACCAACGGGATTTGATATGGAACTTATTCAAGCTATTGGGAAAGATATCGGATATAAAGTTAACATTGAAACATGTAACTTTGATGGTTTGATCACAGCTCTGCAAGCAGGCAAGTACAATGCCGTCATTTCTGCAATGACAATTACCCCTGATCGCGCGAAGAGCGTAACCTTTAGTGACAAGTACTTTAAATCTATGCAGTATATTGCTATGAAAAAAGGATCCAACTTTAAAACTCTTGAAGATCTAAAAGGGAAAAGAGTAGGGGTTCAGCTCAATACAACTGGCCAATTTGATTGTGAAGCAAAAGGAATTACCCCTAAGAAATATGATACGACTCCGGATGCTCTTAATGACTTGCTCAATGGCGGGGTAGACGCTGTTGTTGCAGATTCACCGGTTGTTCTCTGGTTCCAAGCCCAAAATCCAACGGCTCAAATTGAATCAGTTCCGGCCAATGTTGACCCAGAGTATTATGGAATTGCTATGAAACTGGGAGATAAAGAATTAGCTGACAAAGTCAATGCTTCCTTGAAGAAGCTGATGGATAATGGTACTTACAATGAGATCTATAAAAAATGGTTTAAGAAAGATGCTCCGAAATTCTAG
- a CDS encoding M23 family metallopeptidase gives MIRWRGSLSWILVWLCSIMIGIGILSFGYFDTSLKFISEKESLKTNSEIQSIALQKETKVQQRLTKDSKTNVQLKAIKEPKTVAESKKAANLNTHSAENIVILTNKDFPSPVRGRLLRGIENYYNDVFKSYLFHPGEDFAEPEGTVIRATHPGKVIFAGSDLLLGQKVVLDCGQGWTVVYGGLENLRVQAGQIVEMQGLIGQVGFSPGAEGVNNQSQLHYEVLCGNKVEKSGSEEGNL, from the coding sequence ATGATCCGTTGGAGAGGATCCCTGAGCTGGATTTTGGTTTGGCTTTGTTCAATCATGATTGGGATAGGAATTTTAAGTTTTGGTTATTTTGATACATCATTGAAATTTATCTCCGAAAAAGAGTCATTAAAAACAAACTCAGAGATTCAATCAATAGCACTGCAAAAAGAGACGAAAGTTCAACAAAGGCTAACTAAAGATTCGAAAACAAACGTACAACTTAAAGCAATAAAAGAACCTAAAACCGTAGCAGAATCAAAAAAAGCGGCAAATTTAAATACGCACTCAGCAGAAAATATTGTGATATTAACAAATAAAGACTTTCCAAGTCCAGTTCGGGGAAGGCTCCTGAGGGGTATCGAAAACTATTACAATGATGTTTTTAAAAGTTATTTATTTCATCCCGGTGAAGATTTTGCAGAACCTGAAGGGACAGTTATTCGTGCAACCCATCCGGGAAAGGTGATTTTTGCCGGCTCTGATCTTCTTCTAGGACAGAAGGTAGTGCTGGATTGCGGACAAGGTTGGACAGTAGTCTATGGAGGTTTGGAAAACCTTAGGGTCCAGGCAGGACAGATTGTAGAAATGCAGGGACTGATCGGTCAAGTCGGATTTTCTCCAGGGGCAGAAGGGGTAAATAATCAGTCCCAGCTACACTATGAAGTTTTGTGTGGAAATAAGGTTGAGAAGTCCGGATCAGAAGAGGGGAATTTATAA
- the spoIID gene encoding stage II sporulation protein D, which translates to MKKELFWLIILSSLLVLIIPWSLDHWQKGKISTKDISIRVLMADGKVSSMPLEGYLVGVVAAEMPAEFELEALKAQAIAARTYAVKQYSKRGSADKGYDVDTTVKTQAWLSNSELRNKWGLLNYFRYRSKLEKAVQETRGLVLVANGDYIDAFYHSSSGRKPTERSEDVWGSPRSYLQNVSSGETNPDRYVETLKFSREDIIKKMGITNLSHPLLSGDFSIVSRTAAGRAKTVKLLGKVYEATQLRGLLGLPSTDIEGVVQGDYLIITAYGKGHAVGMSQWGANDLARQKMNSQEILYHFYPGTKIMQVKIN; encoded by the coding sequence ATGAAAAAGGAATTGTTCTGGTTGATTATTCTTTCGTCATTATTAGTTTTGATAATTCCCTGGAGCTTGGATCACTGGCAAAAAGGCAAAATTAGCACAAAGGATATATCAATTCGCGTACTCATGGCTGACGGAAAGGTTTCGTCAATGCCGCTGGAAGGATACCTGGTGGGTGTTGTGGCAGCAGAAATGCCCGCGGAATTTGAACTTGAAGCGCTTAAAGCACAAGCGATTGCCGCTAGGACCTATGCCGTTAAACAGTACAGTAAACGAGGATCAGCAGATAAGGGGTATGATGTTGATACCACAGTCAAAACTCAGGCATGGTTATCAAACAGCGAACTAAGAAACAAATGGGGCTTGCTTAATTATTTTCGTTATCGGAGTAAATTGGAAAAGGCAGTACAGGAAACTCGTGGTTTGGTACTGGTGGCAAATGGAGATTATATTGATGCATTTTATCATAGCAGCAGTGGGAGAAAGCCTACAGAACGATCCGAAGATGTATGGGGGTCTCCCCGGTCGTATTTGCAAAACGTCAGCTCAGGTGAGACGAATCCGGATCGATATGTTGAAACGCTAAAATTCAGCAGAGAAGATATAATTAAAAAAATGGGGATAACAAATCTATCACACCCGCTTCTTTCAGGGGATTTTAGCATAGTGAGCAGAACGGCAGCAGGAAGGGCTAAGACTGTAAAACTCTTAGGCAAAGTTTATGAGGCGACCCAACTGAGAGGGTTGTTGGGATTACCTTCCACAGATATTGAAGGTGTTGTACAGGGGGACTATCTGATCATCACAGCATATGGCAAGGGTCATGCTGTGGGAATGTCTCAATGGGGGGCAAACGATTTAGCGCGTCAAAAAATGAATTCGCAAGAAATTTTATATCATTTTTATCCTGGGACAAAAATAATGCAAGTTAAAATCAATTAA
- a CDS encoding glycosyltransferase family 4 protein has protein sequence MKTFKILHMIGGGEIGGAEQHVLTLLQNLDPSQFRPSLICLTQGPFAELAEPIIPTQSFIMRNPLDLSLLPSLMHYLRQQGIDLIHTHGSRANFLGRISAKLLKLPNVTTVHSSLAHDYLSPWSARLAIGLDRLTLPMTSKIITVSHYLSMEVSSRGGKHLTTIYNGQSPLPFIDSSAMRVQFREQWGIPKDAFVLGTIGRLHPTKGHVFLCRAASQLVQRFPKLHLLIIGEGPLRSTLEAELQNTSLPYTFAGFLPQAYRALPAMDIFMLPSISEGMGLVLLEAMQMGVPIVASEIGGIPEVVRSKKEALLVPPGNVSELINACTLLIENPELAKSLVSSGQRRWPLFSVEEMVRATEEIYKSLLC, from the coding sequence ATGAAAACCTTCAAAATTTTACATATGATCGGAGGGGGAGAAATTGGGGGAGCTGAACAACATGTTCTAACTCTCCTCCAAAATTTAGACCCATCACAATTTCGCCCCTCTTTAATCTGTCTAACTCAAGGTCCTTTCGCTGAGCTTGCTGAACCCATCATCCCGACTCAATCCTTCATCATGCGCAACCCTCTTGACCTCTCACTTCTTCCGAGTCTTATGCACTATCTTCGCCAACAGGGCATTGACCTTATCCACACTCACGGTTCACGGGCTAATTTTCTCGGGCGGATTAGCGCGAAATTACTCAAACTTCCTAATGTAACCACGGTGCACAGTTCACTTGCCCATGACTATCTATCCCCTTGGTCAGCACGCTTAGCAATTGGTCTTGACCGGCTGACTCTCCCCATGACTTCAAAAATAATTACTGTCTCCCACTATCTCTCTATGGAAGTCTCCTCTCGTGGGGGAAAGCACCTCACTACAATTTATAACGGGCAATCTCCCCTGCCTTTCATTGACTCTTCAGCTATGCGAGTTCAATTCCGTGAACAATGGGGCATCCCAAAGGATGCCTTCGTTCTGGGGACCATTGGCCGCCTGCATCCTACCAAAGGGCATGTATTTTTATGCCGCGCCGCCAGCCAGCTCGTTCAGAGATTTCCCAAACTTCATCTCCTGATTATCGGAGAAGGACCCCTGCGTTCGACCCTCGAGGCCGAACTTCAAAACACTTCACTGCCTTATACCTTTGCAGGCTTCCTCCCTCAAGCTTATCGAGCACTCCCGGCCATGGACATTTTTATGCTGCCTTCTATAAGTGAAGGTATGGGTTTGGTTCTTCTGGAAGCCATGCAAATGGGTGTTCCCATTGTAGCCAGCGAAATCGGAGGAATTCCCGAAGTTGTACGCTCTAAGAAAGAAGCCTTACTTGTCCCTCCCGGAAATGTTTCGGAACTTATTAATGCCTGCACTTTGCTGATTGAGAATCCTGAACTGGCAAAATCCCTTGTTTCGTCAGGGCAACGTCGTTGGCCCTTGTTTTCTGTTGAAGAGATGGTCAGAGCGACTGAAGAAATTTATAAATCCTTACTCTGTTGA
- a CDS encoding WecB/TagA/CpsF family glycosyltransferase translates to MRVNILGVTVDTYSMSETAEKIKLAVSAQRPIRVVTANPEIIYASQYNWALKNVINSADIITADGIGVVWAARQLGTQIEERVTGIDLVQSLFPIANAEKWRMYFLGGRPGIAEQAVKQVAEDYPGIVFHTSHGYFQPHEESGILKEICEFRPDVLLVGLGAPRQEFWLAEHPGLTFVGIGVGGSFDALAGTVRRAPKQFQDLHIEWLYRLLKEPWRWKRQTVLPRFLFKVLWQRLKS, encoded by the coding sequence GTGAGAGTAAATATTCTGGGGGTCACAGTAGATACCTATTCAATGTCAGAGACCGCCGAGAAAATTAAGCTCGCGGTTTCTGCCCAAAGGCCGATTAGAGTAGTTACTGCAAATCCTGAAATAATTTACGCTTCTCAATACAACTGGGCGCTTAAGAACGTAATAAATTCTGCAGATATTATCACAGCAGATGGAATTGGAGTAGTATGGGCGGCGCGGCAGTTGGGAACTCAAATAGAGGAACGAGTGACAGGAATTGATTTGGTACAGTCACTCTTTCCAATCGCCAATGCTGAGAAATGGCGGATGTATTTTCTCGGAGGTAGACCGGGGATTGCAGAACAGGCCGTTAAACAAGTTGCTGAAGATTACCCGGGGATTGTCTTCCACACAAGTCATGGTTATTTTCAGCCCCATGAAGAGTCTGGAATATTAAAGGAAATTTGTGAGTTTCGGCCGGATGTTTTACTTGTGGGTTTAGGCGCTCCGCGTCAAGAATTTTGGCTTGCAGAACATCCGGGCCTAACATTTGTTGGCATTGGTGTAGGAGGGAGTTTTGATGCCCTTGCAGGGACCGTTAGGCGCGCACCAAAGCAATTCCAAGACCTGCATATTGAGTGGCTCTATCGTTTGCTTAAAGAACCCTGGCGCTGGAAGCGTCAGACGGTTTTGCCCCGGTTCCTTTTTAAGGTTCTATGGCAGCGGTTAAAATCTTGA
- the mreB gene encoding rod shape-determining protein MreB — MFGIDLGIDLGTASVLVYAKGKGIVLHEPSVIAIDRSTSKRIAVGEEARLMIGRTPGNIIAVRPMREGVIADYQTTELMLKYFLEKAGAKRWPFFRTRVVVCIPSGVTEVEQRAVKQAAYQAGAKDVKVVEEPYAAALGAGLDISGPTGSMVVDIGGGTTDIAVLSLNGIVAKRSLRVGGDKFDEAISRYIRREHNLMIGERTAEEIKIAVGAAIPEGRPSADIDVRGRDLITGLPKTVKVNSQECFVALEESIDAIVSGVKEVLERTPPELSSDILDKGIIMTGGGSLIYGFDTRISRETGLPVSLAEDPVSCVALGTGKVLNGF; from the coding sequence ATGTTTGGAATTGACTTGGGGATAGATTTGGGAACGGCAAGCGTTTTGGTATATGCCAAGGGTAAAGGAATTGTATTGCATGAACCCTCTGTTATCGCTATTGATCGCAGCACCTCAAAACGAATTGCCGTGGGAGAAGAAGCCCGCCTCATGATAGGGCGGACTCCAGGTAATATTATTGCTGTAAGGCCGATGCGCGAAGGGGTAATCGCAGATTATCAGACAACTGAACTCATGTTAAAATACTTTTTAGAAAAAGCCGGAGCAAAACGATGGCCCTTCTTCCGAACACGTGTCGTTGTTTGTATACCTTCCGGAGTTACCGAAGTAGAACAGCGAGCTGTGAAACAAGCAGCATATCAGGCCGGTGCTAAAGATGTCAAAGTTGTTGAAGAACCTTATGCAGCGGCTTTAGGTGCCGGGTTGGACATTTCCGGTCCTACCGGCAGCATGGTCGTAGATATAGGCGGAGGAACCACGGACATAGCTGTTTTATCCCTCAATGGGATTGTAGCCAAACGCAGCCTTCGAGTCGGCGGTGACAAATTTGATGAAGCTATCAGCCGATATATTCGAAGAGAGCATAATTTGATGATTGGAGAACGTACTGCAGAGGAAATCAAAATTGCCGTTGGAGCGGCAATACCGGAGGGCAGACCCTCAGCAGATATTGATGTCCGCGGACGAGATCTTATAACCGGATTGCCAAAGACCGTAAAGGTAAATTCACAGGAATGTTTTGTGGCCTTAGAAGAATCAATTGATGCCATTGTTTCCGGTGTTAAGGAAGTGTTGGAGCGTACTCCGCCCGAACTTTCTTCAGACATTCTTGACAAAGGTATTATTATGACAGGCGGCGGCTCATTGATCTATGGTTTTGATACTCGTATTTCCCGCGAGACCGGACTGCCGGTAAGTTTAGCGGAAGATCCGGTGTCCTGTGTTGCCTTAGGCACTGGCAAAGTATTAAATGGATTCTAA
- a CDS encoding amino acid ABC transporter permease: MGLNWNAAIESIPVLNRAALLTLELTAGAVAIGVVIGLIMALGRLSSAKILRGAAIAYIDFFRGTPLLVQIFLVYFLIPKLLHWQELPDNYQYIAGIVAMGLNSGAYIAEIFRAGIQSIDRGQTEAARSLGMTHSQSMRHVILPQAFKRVIPPLGNEFIALLKDSSLLSIIAIEELFYSSKIIAGRTFQPIPMYIAAALYYLVMTQLISQWVAYMERRLGKNDLR; encoded by the coding sequence GTGGGATTGAACTGGAATGCGGCGATTGAGAGCATCCCTGTGTTAAATCGTGCAGCTCTGCTCACACTGGAATTAACAGCCGGGGCCGTTGCCATCGGGGTTGTCATTGGATTAATTATGGCTTTGGGACGGTTGTCTAGTGCGAAAATTCTGCGAGGGGCTGCCATCGCTTACATAGATTTCTTTCGAGGGACCCCTTTGTTGGTCCAAATCTTTTTAGTTTATTTTTTAATTCCTAAACTTCTCCACTGGCAGGAACTCCCTGACAACTATCAATATATAGCGGGTATTGTCGCCATGGGGCTTAATTCAGGGGCATATATTGCGGAGATTTTTAGGGCCGGAATTCAATCCATTGACCGGGGACAAACCGAGGCTGCACGTTCTTTAGGTATGACCCACTCTCAGTCCATGCGTCATGTTATCCTTCCGCAAGCATTCAAACGTGTCATCCCACCTTTAGGAAATGAGTTCATTGCCTTATTGAAAGATTCGTCCTTATTATCAATTATTGCGATTGAAGAACTTTTTTATAGTTCAAAGATTATTGCAGGACGTACGTTCCAACCGATCCCCATGTATATAGCAGCTGCATTGTACTATCTTGTGATGACTCAGTTAATTTCTCAATGGGTTGCGTATATGGAGAGGAGGTTAGGCAAGAATGATTTACGTTAA
- the fabZ gene encoding 3-hydroxyacyl-ACP dehydratase FabZ: MLSSQEIQDIIPHRYPFLLVDRIVELEEGKRAVGLKNVTINEPFFQGHFPGHPIMPGVLIIEALAQVGAVAILKMPEYAGFLGLFAGLDEVKIRRQVIPGDQLRLEVEVLKLRKTFGVAKGKAYVGEELAVEGTLKFFLEKNAAI; this comes from the coding sequence GTGCTTTCAAGTCAAGAGATCCAAGATATTATTCCGCACAGGTATCCCTTTTTATTGGTTGATCGCATCGTAGAATTAGAGGAAGGGAAACGGGCTGTAGGGCTAAAAAATGTAACAATTAATGAGCCTTTCTTTCAAGGACATTTTCCGGGGCATCCAATTATGCCGGGGGTTTTAATTATTGAAGCTTTAGCCCAAGTTGGGGCAGTTGCAATATTGAAAATGCCTGAATACGCTGGGTTCTTAGGGTTATTTGCCGGTTTGGATGAAGTGAAAATCAGAAGGCAAGTTATCCCTGGCGATCAATTGCGTTTAGAAGTTGAAGTATTAAAACTTCGTAAAACGTTTGGCGTTGCTAAGGGAAAAGCCTATGTAGGGGAAGAATTGGCCGTCGAAGGCACTCTGAAATTTTTTCTCGAGAAGAATGCAGCTATTTGA
- the spoIIID gene encoding sporulation transcriptional regulator SpoIIID, translated as MQEYIRKRVLDIGTYILESSATVRQTADVFGVSKSTVHKDVTERLPLVNEKLSMEVKHILEMNKAERHIRGGEATRKKYQEN; from the coding sequence GTGCAAGAATATATACGTAAACGGGTACTCGATATAGGAACCTATATTTTGGAATCGAGTGCGACGGTAAGGCAAACTGCTGATGTTTTTGGTGTATCAAAGAGTACTGTACATAAAGACGTGACGGAACGGTTACCTTTGGTCAACGAAAAACTATCGATGGAAGTCAAGCACATTCTTGAAATGAATAAGGCAGAGCGCCATATTAGAGGAGGAGAAGCAACGAGGAAAAAATATCAGGAAAATTAG
- a CDS encoding zinc-ribbon domain containing protein, with product MAFEDKELVCKDCGATFIFTAGEQEFYAEKGFENEPQRCRECRNARKASRNAQEGRSREMFTVVCADCGVETQVPFQPTSDRPVYCRECYQHHRPAREQY from the coding sequence ATGGCCTTTGAAGACAAAGAACTAGTATGTAAGGACTGCGGAGCAACTTTCATTTTTACCGCCGGAGAACAAGAATTCTACGCTGAAAAAGGGTTCGAAAATGAACCACAACGTTGCCGCGAATGCCGTAACGCTCGTAAAGCAAGCCGTAATGCACAAGAGGGCAGATCACGTGAAATGTTTACTGTAGTTTGTGCGGATTGCGGAGTGGAAACACAAGTACCTTTCCAACCGACATCCGATCGCCCGGTATATTGCCGCGAGTGCTATCAACATCATCGTCCTGCTCGCGAACAATATTAA
- a CDS encoding DEAD/DEAH box helicase family protein yields the protein MMYFFLTLNKNGDVGYFPAGEKDRLPPGICCLKRPLPLGLIQNAQDWTNKRKKGRFWGSGLKERQCDRVKSELCRLLNGQEWNVPKLSSQEDFVTSDCQLASSIDGRELMFQAFDELVLGRQLSWGELKILARELRCEAEIILAFAHLNVERNMAEWVPAVVPQGKGWQCQRCGERNIKEWPSYYGRAGTCLSCKTLGPSTSLEAFYRDHRPLLKGQENVNFYPHWPLTEAQNLASGQVLAFLNNSAQPKALLWAACGSGKTEVCFPSAARALEEGKSVLFAAPRQDVIHDVAPRLKRDFPGVPIQVLTGSVPIRYQRGNLVLATTHQVLRFWQAFDVIFLDEMDAFPYQGSEALEWGLTHALRPKGKLIYLTATPSLEALKEVRRGNMLLIRLPARHHRYPLPIPVVEKYRNPFDPKSNLLSLNKARFESIRQAGRILVFVPKISWIQPWVNCFRRYFPDWKIEGSYSSDKERFDKISDLRQGKFDLFVSTTILERGITLEGIQVVVLGAEHPIFDERALVQMAGRVGRTRENPSGTIVFMSCSNSTAMKTAIQWIKDQNRLALKQGLIDLRT from the coding sequence ATGATGTACTTTTTTCTGACGTTAAATAAAAATGGTGACGTCGGTTACTTCCCCGCTGGAGAGAAGGACAGGTTACCTCCCGGAATTTGCTGTCTGAAAAGACCCTTGCCATTAGGGTTAATTCAAAATGCCCAAGATTGGACCAACAAGAGGAAAAAAGGAAGGTTTTGGGGTTCCGGTTTAAAGGAAAGGCAGTGTGACAGAGTAAAATCGGAGTTGTGCAGATTACTCAATGGTCAAGAATGGAATGTCCCAAAACTTTCAAGTCAAGAGGACTTTGTAACTTCAGACTGTCAATTGGCCTCGTCAATAGATGGCAGGGAGCTTATGTTCCAGGCCTTTGATGAACTTGTTCTGGGCAGACAGCTTTCTTGGGGAGAACTAAAGATCTTAGCTCGTGAGCTAAGGTGTGAAGCGGAGATTATTTTAGCATTTGCCCATCTAAACGTCGAAAGGAATATGGCCGAGTGGGTTCCGGCTGTTGTGCCGCAAGGAAAAGGATGGCAATGCCAACGTTGCGGGGAAAGGAATATTAAAGAATGGCCCAGTTATTATGGCAGAGCGGGAACTTGTCTCAGCTGTAAGACTTTAGGTCCCAGCACATCTCTTGAAGCCTTTTACAGAGATCACCGACCACTTCTCAAGGGTCAGGAAAACGTAAATTTTTATCCACATTGGCCCTTAACTGAAGCTCAGAATCTAGCCAGCGGACAAGTCTTGGCTTTCCTCAATAATTCTGCACAGCCCAAAGCCCTTCTTTGGGCGGCATGCGGCAGCGGAAAAACTGAAGTGTGTTTCCCCTCTGCGGCCCGGGCTCTAGAAGAAGGAAAATCGGTTCTATTTGCGGCGCCCCGTCAAGATGTCATTCATGACGTAGCCCCGAGGTTAAAACGAGATTTTCCCGGGGTTCCGATTCAAGTCTTAACCGGGTCTGTTCCTATTAGATACCAAAGGGGAAATTTGGTCTTAGCAACGACTCATCAAGTTTTGAGATTTTGGCAAGCTTTTGACGTAATTTTCCTTGATGAAATGGATGCTTTCCCTTACCAGGGAAGTGAGGCTTTGGAATGGGGGTTGACTCACGCCTTACGTCCTAAAGGTAAATTAATTTACTTAACCGCCACTCCCTCGTTAGAGGCGTTAAAAGAAGTTCGCCGGGGGAATATGTTGCTAATTCGACTTCCGGCGCGCCATCACCGTTATCCGTTGCCAATTCCTGTTGTCGAGAAGTATCGCAATCCATTCGATCCTAAAAGTAATCTGCTATCTCTAAATAAAGCAAGATTTGAATCGATACGTCAGGCCGGCCGAATCTTAGTTTTTGTACCGAAAATATCTTGGATCCAGCCCTGGGTCAATTGTTTTCGCCGATATTTCCCTGATTGGAAGATTGAGGGGAGCTATAGTTCAGACAAGGAACGTTTTGATAAAATCAGTGACCTAAGACAAGGCAAGTTTGATCTTTTTGTTAGTACGACTATTTTAGAACGAGGTATAACTCTTGAGGGAATACAAGTAGTGGTCCTGGGAGCCGAGCACCCTATATTTGACGAACGGGCCTTGGTCCAAATGGCTGGGCGAGTGGGAAGAACTCGAGAAAATCCGAGTGGAACTATTGTTTTTATGTCTTGTTCGAATTCAACTGCTATGAAAACAGCTATTCAATGGATAAAGGATCAAAATCGATTAGCACTCAAACAAGGGCTAATTGACTTAAGGACGTAA
- a CDS encoding ComF family protein yields the protein MKRFFEQGLKLIQAIWYSEETGCVLCGGNGAPICESCTRDHLHPELGRCLRCGKLIAREKTLCLDCQEGRGPKHLKRVIAWGHYSGYLKELILDAKFGANPMRIAKIGPPFADWAIHWLPPADGILAVPMHPARLAERGFNQAEVIVSQLHWELGLPIFQGVTRIKPTPPQVSLSRQERLINVKDAFVLQEPERFQGRSVWLVDDVTTTGTTLDAVAEVLLEGGVSTVYGLCLAAGIEKILVPEFV from the coding sequence ATGAAAAGGTTTTTCGAACAAGGATTAAAACTTATTCAAGCCATATGGTACTCGGAGGAAACCGGATGTGTACTCTGTGGAGGGAATGGTGCTCCAATTTGTGAAAGCTGTACCCGAGACCATCTGCATCCGGAATTAGGACGATGCTTGAGATGCGGTAAATTGATTGCCAGGGAAAAGACACTTTGTTTGGACTGCCAAGAAGGAAGAGGTCCCAAGCACCTTAAACGGGTGATTGCTTGGGGTCATTATAGTGGTTATCTCAAAGAATTGATATTAGATGCAAAATTTGGAGCAAACCCTATGCGTATCGCCAAAATTGGTCCACCGTTTGCAGACTGGGCTATTCATTGGCTCCCACCTGCAGACGGGATTTTAGCCGTCCCGATGCATCCGGCGCGTTTAGCAGAGCGGGGATTTAATCAGGCCGAGGTCATCGTATCACAATTACATTGGGAACTGGGGCTGCCAATTTTTCAAGGGGTGACCAGGATTAAACCGACTCCGCCTCAAGTTTCTCTCTCCCGTCAAGAACGGCTGATCAATGTCAAGGATGCTTTTGTGTTACAGGAACCGGAGCGTTTTCAGGGGCGCAGCGTGTGGTTAGTCGATGATGTCACAACTACGGGAACAACGCTTGATGCAGTTGCAGAAGTTCTGCTTGAAGGCGGTGTAAGCACGGTCTATGGCTTATGTCTAGCGGCCGGGATAGAAAAAATACTTGTGCCCGAGTTTGTTTAG